The sequence ttctactactatggataacggtttagcaataaagtaaagtaattacatggcgttaaattattgacacgcaggtcatacaataattaagacaactcatatggctcctgccggttgtcatactcattgacatgcaagtcgtgattcctattacaagaacatgatctcatacatcacaatatatcattcatcattcatcacaacttttggccatatcacatcacaaatcatatgctgcaaaaacaagttagacgtcctctaattgttgttgcatgttttacgtggttgcaatagggttctagcaagaacgttttcttacctacgtaaaagttacaacgtgatttgtcaacttctatttacccttcataaggacccttttcatcaaatccgctccaactaaagtgggagagacagacacccgctagccaccttatgcaactagtgcatgttagtcggtggaacctgtctcacgtaagcgtacgtgtaaggtcggtccgggccgcttcatcccataataccgctgaagcaaaataagactagtagtggcaagaaagttgacaacatctacgcccacaacagatttgtgttcaactcgtgcaaagagaactacgcatagacctagctcatgataccactgttggggaacgttgcagaaaataaaaaaaattctacggtttcaccaagatcaatctatgagttcatctagcaacgagagagaggagtgcatctacatacccttgtagatcgagcggaagcgttcaagagaacggggttgagggagtcgtactcgtcgtgatccaaatcaccggagatcctagcgccgaacggacggcacctccgcgttcaacacacgtacggttgggaagacgtctcctccttcttgatccagcaagggggaaggagaggttgatgaagatccagcagcacgacggcgtggtggtggatgcagcagcgatctcggcagggcttcgccaagcttctgcgagagggagaggtgtagcaaggggagagggaggcgccaagagcatgggtgcggctgccctccctcccccctctttatatagggaccctaggggggcgccggccctaggagatgggatctccaaggggggcggcggccaagggggtggcttgccccccaaggcaagtggaggcgccccccacccctagggtttccaaccctaggcgcaggggggcccaagggggggcgcaccagcccaccaggggctggttcccctcccacttcagcccatggggccctccgggataggtggccccacccggtggacccccgggacccttccggtggtcccagtacaataccggtgacccccgaaactttcccgatggccgaaacctgacttcctatatataattctttacctacggaccatttcggaactcctcgtgacgtccgggatctcatccgggactccgaacaactttcggtttactgcatactcatatctctacaaccctagcgtcaccgaaccttaagtgtgtagaccctacgggttcgggagacatgcagacatgaccgagacgcctctccggtcaataaccaacagcgggatctggatacccatgttggctcccacatgctcctcgatgatctcatcggatgaaccacgatgtcgaggattcaagcaaccccgtatacaattccctttgtcaatcggtacgttacttgcccgagactcgatcgtcgttatcccagtacctcgtttaatcttgttaccggcaagtcactttactcgtaccgtaatgcatgatcccgtgaccagacacttggtcacattgagctcattatgatgatgcattaccgagtgggcccagagatacctctccgtcatacggagtgacaaatcccagtctcgattcgtgccaacccaacagacactttcggagatacccgtagtgcacctttatagtcacccagttacgttgtgacgtttggcacacccaaagcactcctacggtatccgggagttgcacaatctcatggtctaaggaaatgatacttgacatttagaaaagctctagctaaacgaactacacgatctttgagctatgcttaggattgggtcttgtccatcacatcattctcctaatgatgtgatcccgttatcaatgacatccaatgtccatagtcaggaaaccatgactatctgttgatcaacgagctagtcaactagaggctcactagggacatgttgtggtctatgtattcacacgtgtattactatttccagataatacaattatagcatgaataacagacaattatcatgaacaaagaaatataataataaccattttattattgcctctagggcatatttccaacacggggtCCTTCCCACCGGCGGGGGCcgagatcctccgcacctccatAGGCCAAAGGCCATCGGAGGCGGGGCGGATCCACGGCGGCGCCgatgggaggaggaaggagactttTCTTGGGGAGGAAGATGTTATCATTTTCTTCAACCTCTTGACATCATGTTCTGCTGACAAGTTGTTACTGTTGTTACTCGAACCAAAGTTATAACTACGCCCTTcgccccaaaattcttgtcttatatttgtctaaatacatatgtatcaagtcacgttttagtattaaaTACATCCATATCTGGACAAATTTAAgataagaattttgggatggagggagtactttttattACTTTGAGGGCGTGATCACATGCTCATTGGTACACATTAGAGCGGTTAGTCCATTGAAGGTGTGCTACGGCGACAACAGTTGCGAAAGGGTAAGAGCCactctagcagaccctgcatccgcccccgacccgcaaaataaccgccaaaatgcgggtacgGGCCGGAAAACCTGCCcgaccagaccccgcatcccgccccgacccGCAGAAAAATTTGGAGGGCGCGGCAAAATCCCGACCCCAAGCTGGGAAAACGTGGGTTTCCCCCTCGcagctgcggtgccctgcatcggAGAGAAGCAGTTGGCGAAGGGACATTTCAGCCCCGCGCGCTTTCCCCCTctttccgccgccgcccgcccgcccttTGCTTCCGcccgctcgccgccggcgattccggccATATCTGCGGGCGGAATTGCACCGCGGGGACGCCCCACACCCTCCCGCGCCGAGCCGCTGCACCCCCCCTCCGGATCCGACGAGAagagccgcccctcgtcgccgcccccgtcgtcgccaCCTGGGATCACCCGCCACCAGTTAGTCCTTTTTTTGTGAATTTTGCGAGCTGTGTAGTTGATTGACGCGCTGACATGCGTGTAGATGGAGTCGAccccgtgcgagaagttcttgctcTCCGATTCGTCCAATTCGGATGACTCGGATGTTGAGACCATGCTTGCGACCTTCCGGCAGCAAACATTAGTCATGgcgcttgccgtgaaggagcatgaAGACGAGCACCGGAAGAGGAGGCGAGGATCAACTGTCGGGCGTCTATGCATTCCTCGGAATCGccatcttgggaacgagatgttgatgcaagactatttCGCGGAGAATCCTACGTATCCtccgcacctcttccggagaaggtaccgaatgtGCCGATCCCTCTTTGTGAAACTTGTTCAAGTTTGCGAGGCAAATTGCCGGTATTATACTCAAAGAAGAAATGCcgcgggcttaaagggatttagtgcgTGTCAAAAAATCTCCGCAtctatgcgggtgattgcatatggggttccggctgactatgccgatgagtatcttcgcattggtgaagataccaTAATTAAGTTTGTGCGTAGATTTGCAAAAGTGATCGtccgtgtctttggtcctgagtatcttcgggcacccaatgaagatgacacaaagaaattgatggcatctaatgagaggagaggttggcctggcatgctaggtagcattgattgtatgcattggaattggaaaaattgcctcaaggcttggcaaggaatgtattgtggcaagtctcgtgatgcaataattgtgctagaggccgtagcatccgaggatttatggatttgcattgcttttttggtatgtcgggcactctcaatgatatcaatgtgttgcaacggtctcatttgtttgctaggcttgctagtggtgatgctcctgcttgcaactacactatcaatgggcatgaatacacaaaagggtactatcttgcagatggtatataccctccttggtgcacatttgtcaagagcatcaaagaacccaaaacaaaaaaacaatgtgaatttgcaagggtgcaggaggtagcccgaaaagacattgaaagagcatttgatgttttgcaatctaggtttgccattgtccgtggtcctgctcgtttttgggataagaaaaccttgaaaaacatcatgacatgatgtgttatcctgcacaatatgattcttgaagatAAGAGAGGAATGAACTTAGAATTCTTTTACGACAATGcgggtagccgtgtcaaaccagctagagaccctaaccgcattagagcttttctttagacatacaaggagattgaaaatgcagacacacactttcaacttcaggaggatctcattgagcaccattgataaagggctggacagtgactaatttttatattcatttgtatttgtattcatgacaagttttgtattgcattatttaagtttgctacggtgatttgaataattatttgtaatgcggATGATTATTGTATTATGTTTGATTTGAATAATTCAGTTTATTTTTTATTGTTGAGTTATGTTGGATTTGATATTTGCGGGCCGATGATATGCGGGGCGCAAAGAGCAGACCCCGCAAAGTCGACCCGTAAAAAGATATATTCCGCGAATATACCTTTTTACGGATCCGTTTGGGGGTCTGTATCTGTGCCAGCCCGAGCCGGCCCGCAAAAGCGGTTTTGCGCGAACCGCAAACGCGTTTTGCAGGGCGGCGGgatgcagggtctgctagagttgctctaaaccACATGTGAGGTTGCGTTGGAGCTCTTTTATTTTGAAGGAGGAGGGCTCGCCTTATTGGTGAAATAAAAAGAGCATGAGGTCATGTAAAATGCAAGACGTTTAGAGAGGTGTTTGTGAAATTgaactgttttttttttcttttaagCATTGTTGCTTACTTGCATAGTACTCCCtcagtaaactaatataagagcgtttagatcactatttttagcattctaaacgttcttatattagtttacggagggagtacatgcgtTTTTTTTGGGGAGGGGGGGGGAGTAGCATGTACATGCATTTATCTGCACCtttgcttttcttttcttttttgaacgATTTGAAGATTGTTCACCGGGCCTTTGCTATAAAAATAAACACTAGTGATTTTTAAAAAACCAAATTTTTTGTACAAGCACTTTCCTAAGCACATTGCATTTTTTAGTACATATAAACACCTTGCATGGTAGTATATGGTCTGAGAGGCACTGCCCGCAAAAAAAGTATATGGTCTGATCTTGCAAAAAAAAGTATATGGTCTGAGAGAAAGAAATTTGAGACAAAGAGAAATTTTTTTCTTGAGAAACAAGAGATTTCCTTTTTTGAGGCTTGAGAAAAGGAGCACCACTCCAGAGCATTTTTTTTTGGAGCGAAACCACTCCAGAGCATGGCGGGCTCTCTCCACCCGCTACGTGATCTGCGGGCAGGCCTTACCCTCTCCATGTGGGCTTCCACTTTGGGCCCAGAATATCGAATCACAACCTGTCGGCCCACGAGGCCCATGGCCTAGCCTGCTCTACATGCCTAGGAGGACTCGGAGTGAATAAAGGGAGGCCGAGCGAACACCCGTCGATCCCCACCACTTCACAGGCTCACGCTCGCCGAGGAGACCAACGCACGGCCCCCGAGCCGGCAGCCGACGGCGAGGGAGCACCGGCTTGGCCCACCCGCCGGCGGCCGGGCATGGCGGGGCAGCCGCCGCAGGGCCCGGAGGACGACTTCCTCGACCAGTTCTTCTCCCTCACCaactccctctccgccgccggccgcccctcCGGCGACCAGCCCTTCTCCCTCGCCCTCAGCCTCGACGCCGCCTCGGACGCCTCCGGCAGCAGGGGGGGCATCGGCGACGACGCCGGCAACCCCGCGGTGAGCGCCCCCTCCGCTTTCCCCCCCTTTTTTTCCTCTGCCTTTTGCGCTGGCCCTCGCTCAACAGAAACGCGCGTGCCGTCGGTTATCTTATCGCTTGCCTCTGCAGGAGCGGGACGGCGTGCAGCTCCCCGGCCTCTTCCCGCCGGTGTTCGGCGGTGGCCTCCAGCCGCCGCACCTTCGCCCCAGCCACCCTCCCCCACAGGTACGCTTCTGCAGACAAATTGTGCGTGTTTCAGCtataatttttcagaatttgtgcTAACTGCGTCATATCCGGTGGCGATTTTCAGATGTTCCACGCGCAGCAGCCGAAGCAGGGCGGGCCGGCCGGAGGGCCGCAGCCGCCGGCGCCGAGGCCCAAGGTGCGAGCGCGCCGCGGTCAGGCGACCGATCCCCACAGCATCGCAGAGAGGGTAATGGAAGTCATTCATTCTGTTAAAACTTGTGTTGATTACGAACCCTGCCTACCCTAGGTCATTACTCGTTACTGTGCATCCCATGCTGTTACCAAATCAAAGGCCTGGGGTCATGCTTGCACAGTGTCAGTCTGTGACCAAGCAATCAACTCTAACTTGACACCGAAGCGACAGGGTTCCTGTATTCAATTGCATCAATTCACTTGCTGTACAAGTCACCACATGCTTTAAAAATGGTTTGGCGTTAGCCAAATGATGGGCAGTCATTCGGCAGATGCATCTGGCGTTTTCTCTAAGGCTGACCAAGTCACGTATTGCCATGTGGTTGTAGTACGCTAGATGTCTGCATGCTACCTTTGACTACTCATGTGTCATTTTGCAATCCTATTACTCAGTGAATGTTATACAATTATACAGTACTAGCTAGTTTTTAAGGTTGGCTGCCTTCTTTAAACTTAATTATGCGCCATATCTCTAGCAGTTGTATGACTGTGTTTGTATGTCAGGCTGTATTCTCCCACTCTGTATTTTTTTAAGCCTATTTTATGATTCTGGTAGGTGTTTATTCAGGAGTATTCTGAACCATACTTGTTCCAATGCAGCTAAGAAGAGAGAGGATAGCGGAAAGGATGAGGGCCCTACAGGAATTGGTCCCCAATACAAACAAGGTAATCATTCTTAGTTATACTTGTAGATGTTATCATATGGGTGAAGACTTCTGTAGTTCACATGCCTGCCATTGAGACCTCACAGAATTTCAGCAAGTGGTCTGGGGtcatgatgtgctgaaaatattataTTATCTTTGTGCTTCTTTATTTTGACCAATAACTTTTCAGCTCCAAAAAGATATTATTTTCTATCACGCTCCGTAAGCTTTGTATATGCCTTCCTTTTGAGATAATCTAGTGAGTATCCTGGTAATCATATAAAATAAATTCAAGAACAATACAGGCACCACAATCGCCACATACATAGTATTTAATACGTAACATCCAAATATGACAACTAGAAGAAATTCTGAGTCTccttttgaactacatgcagacaGATAGGGCAGTTATGCTAGATGAGATCCTGGATTATGTGAAGTTCCTTAGGCTTCAAGTAAAGGTAAGGTTCACTATGCTGTTGGATATGAACTGTCAATAACCATTGTGGTTTTAGTTTGATGGAACCTTGATTCCCTGATGTTAGGTGTTAAGCATGAGCAGATTGGGTGGTGCTGGTGCTGTTGCACAGCTGGTTTCTGACATTCCACTTTCAGTTAAGGTAAACTTGCCAAAAACTGACTATGGACTAATATAGCATTGTGCGCTATTACCTTCTTCTATTTTACTGCATTTCAATTGAGGTAGGCTTATAGTAAAACCGTAGTACTGATTGATCTTTTATTTGGTTCCATACGTTGCATGTAATTCTTGAAATGTTTTCTGTTGGCTTCTTCCACCtacttctcttttattttctt comes from Triticum aestivum cultivar Chinese Spring chromosome 5B, IWGSC CS RefSeq v2.1, whole genome shotgun sequence and encodes:
- the LOC123113691 gene encoding transcription factor UNE12, with product MAGQPPQGPEDDFLDQFFSLTNSLSAAGRPSGDQPFSLALSLDAASDASGSRGGIGDDAGNPAERDGVQLPGLFPPVFGGGLQPPHLRPSHPPPQMFHAQQPKQGGPAGGPQPPAPRPKVRARRGQATDPHSIAERLRRERIAERMRALQELVPNTNKTDRAVMLDEILDYVKFLRLQVKVLSMSRLGGAGAVAQLVSDIPLSVKGEASDGGSKQQIWEKWSTDGTEKQVAKLMDEDIGAAMQFLQSKALCMMPVSLAMAIYDTQHSQDGQPVKPEPNNTA